One window of the Rhizobium sp. ARZ01 genome contains the following:
- a CDS encoding ABC transporter permease: MKARKSRTGRSLLLLAPLLLFLIGFFVWPLFTMMSQAVSDTAVLRLLPRSAEVLQDWDRKSPPTMPMQTALMEDLKAVDNDQALGDMVRRLNSARSGFRTLMSKTTTALEDTANPPADLVSIDKRWEKPEFWLAITDALSPLTDRNLLAAVDLGRNAAGDIEQLPADQSVNRVILVRTFWIAGLVTFACACIGFPYAIIAASLSGWKRDLMLGAVLLPLWTSLLVRTAAWFILLQEKGLINDLLQSLGLIDGPLALIFNRTGVIIAMTHVLLPFMVLPIYSVLITIPKNLMPAAASLGAHPLRAFLRVLLPLSLRGVASGSLLVFISAIGYYITPALIGGPGDQMISSIIAFYATGSANWGMAGALGIVLLLATLLLYSVYARLSAEEPGRR; encoded by the coding sequence ATGAAAGCACGGAAATCCCGGACCGGTCGGTCGCTTCTGCTTCTCGCACCGCTGCTGCTCTTTCTCATCGGCTTCTTCGTCTGGCCGCTGTTCACCATGATGTCGCAGGCGGTCTCCGATACAGCGGTTCTGCGCCTGTTGCCGCGCAGCGCCGAAGTGCTTCAGGATTGGGATCGCAAGTCACCGCCGACCATGCCCATGCAGACGGCGCTGATGGAGGATCTGAAGGCCGTCGATAACGACCAGGCGCTCGGCGACATGGTGCGCCGCCTCAACAGCGCCCGTTCCGGGTTCCGCACGCTGATGTCGAAGACGACGACCGCCCTTGAAGACACCGCGAACCCGCCCGCCGATCTCGTATCCATCGACAAGCGCTGGGAAAAGCCGGAGTTCTGGCTCGCGATCACCGATGCGCTCTCGCCACTGACCGACCGCAATTTGCTCGCCGCCGTCGACCTCGGGCGCAATGCTGCCGGCGACATCGAACAACTGCCGGCCGACCAGTCCGTTAACCGCGTCATCCTGGTGCGGACATTCTGGATCGCCGGGCTCGTCACCTTTGCCTGTGCCTGCATCGGTTTTCCCTATGCGATAATCGCCGCTTCGCTCTCCGGCTGGAAGCGCGACCTGATGCTTGGGGCCGTGTTGCTGCCGCTCTGGACCTCGCTTCTGGTGCGCACAGCGGCCTGGTTCATCCTGTTGCAGGAGAAGGGGCTGATCAACGACCTCCTGCAGTCGCTCGGACTGATCGATGGGCCGCTGGCGCTGATCTTCAACCGTACCGGCGTCATCATCGCCATGACCCACGTGCTGCTGCCCTTCATGGTGCTGCCGATCTATTCGGTGCTCATCACTATCCCGAAAAACCTGATGCCGGCTGCAGCCTCGCTTGGCGCACACCCATTGCGCGCCTTCTTGCGTGTGCTCCTGCCGCTAAGCCTGCGCGGCGTCGCCTCCGGCAGCCTGCTCGTCTTCATCTCGGCGATTGGTTACTACATCACTCCGGCGCTGATTGGCGGTCCCGGTGACCAGATGATCAGCTCGATCATCGCCTTCTACGCAACAGGTTCTGCGAACTGGGGCATGGCCGGGGCGCTCGGCATCGTGCTGCTCCTTGCGACCTTGCTGCTCTACAGTGTCTATGCGCGGCTTTCCGCCGAAGAGCCGGGGAGGCGCTAA
- a CDS encoding DUF6455 family protein, with protein MSNRSLLLDALELMTDRWKGYRERARMRSELALLLPAEIDALAADCGLTPVQFLEVINQVHHAADELGCLLTALGIDAESLRKRDYNDMRRVCVECQWKAVCRRSIKKGTIAIDHVAFCNNSDVLAEIQGNSGAVATSH; from the coding sequence ATGTCAAACCGCAGCCTGCTTCTTGACGCTCTCGAATTGATGACTGACCGCTGGAAGGGATACCGCGAGCGCGCGCGCATGCGTAGCGAACTCGCGCTGCTATTGCCGGCAGAAATAGATGCGCTCGCCGCAGATTGCGGACTGACGCCTGTGCAGTTCCTCGAAGTGATTAATCAAGTCCATCACGCTGCCGATGAACTAGGTTGCCTTTTGACAGCGCTCGGTATCGACGCTGAATCGCTTCGCAAAAGAGATTACAACGACATGAGACGCGTGTGTGTCGAATGCCAATGGAAGGCTGTCTGTCGACGAAGCATCAAAAAGGGAACGATCGCAATCGATCACGTCGCCTTTTGCAACAATTCTGACGTTCTGGCAGAAATTCAAGGTAACTCTGGAGCGGTTGCTACTTCGCACTAA
- a CDS encoding TetR/AcrR family transcriptional regulator, giving the protein MAKATMVAKQPPKQARAVQTRDTLLEVAGVLLAEVGIERISTNLICQRANVSPPALYRYFEDKYAVLEALGLRLMERQNAVLMAWIDRYLSKGVELAAAHVEELLRETAAITDTEPGGVWIERALHAAPRLVHIRVQSHRYVTDLLTDASMPHLPQLSRDALWNRIRMAVEFGYAVDELLHEEHGISKDVIFAEAARILRSALLFESDGTRN; this is encoded by the coding sequence ATGGCGAAGGCCACCATGGTCGCCAAGCAACCACCAAAGCAGGCTCGGGCCGTGCAGACGCGCGATACGCTGCTTGAAGTCGCTGGCGTGCTGCTTGCCGAAGTGGGCATCGAACGGATCTCGACGAATCTGATCTGCCAACGTGCCAACGTTTCGCCACCGGCCCTCTATCGCTATTTCGAAGACAAATATGCGGTACTGGAAGCGCTCGGACTGAGGCTAATGGAGCGGCAGAATGCGGTTCTGATGGCCTGGATCGACCGATACCTGAGCAAGGGAGTTGAACTTGCAGCGGCGCATGTCGAGGAATTGCTTCGCGAAACAGCGGCGATCACAGATACAGAGCCGGGCGGGGTCTGGATCGAGCGTGCGCTGCATGCGGCCCCGAGGCTAGTCCATATACGCGTCCAATCGCATCGGTACGTGACCGATCTGCTCACAGACGCAAGTATGCCCCATTTGCCGCAACTGTCGCGCGACGCCTTGTGGAACCGGATCCGCATGGCGGTGGAATTCGGCTACGCGGTCGACGAGCTGTTGCACGAGGAGCACGGCATCTCAAAGGACGTCATTTTCGCGGAGGCGGCCAGGATTCTACGCTCGGCTTTGCTCTTCGAGAGTGATGGCACGCGCAATTGA
- a CDS encoding SDR family oxidoreductase has protein sequence MTEECPYMLLTGASRGIGHATVKLFQSKGWRILTVSRQPFSEECAWPSARESHIQADLADLTQIDRLAATVRERLPNGKLHALVNNAGISPKGPGRSRLGVADSDADVWTQVLNVNLVSTALIARALLPELEAAKGSIVNVTSIAGSRVHPFAGVAYAASKAALAALTREMAHEFGCRGIRANAIAPGEIETSILSPGTDALVAAEVPMRRLGEPREVAETIYFLCTEQSSYINGAEIHINGGQHT, from the coding sequence ATGACGGAAGAGTGCCCCTACATGTTGCTGACGGGAGCAAGCCGCGGCATCGGCCATGCGACGGTCAAGCTCTTCCAGTCGAAGGGCTGGCGTATTCTCACCGTCTCGCGCCAACCATTTTCCGAGGAATGCGCCTGGCCGTCAGCCCGCGAAAGTCATATACAGGCCGACCTTGCTGACCTGACGCAGATCGACCGCCTTGCCGCGACCGTGCGCGAGCGCCTGCCGAATGGGAAGCTGCATGCCCTCGTCAACAACGCCGGGATATCACCGAAGGGACCGGGCAGGAGCCGTCTCGGCGTTGCCGACTCGGATGCGGATGTGTGGACGCAGGTACTCAACGTCAATCTCGTCTCCACGGCGCTGATCGCTCGTGCACTCCTACCGGAACTGGAAGCGGCGAAAGGTTCGATCGTTAACGTGACTTCCATTGCCGGATCGCGCGTTCACCCGTTCGCGGGCGTGGCCTATGCAGCCTCCAAGGCGGCCCTTGCGGCGCTGACCCGGGAAATGGCGCATGAATTCGGCTGCCGGGGTATCCGGGCAAACGCCATCGCACCAGGTGAGATCGAAACGTCGATCCTGTCACCCGGAACAGACGCGCTCGTGGCGGCGGAAGTGCCGATGCGCAGGCTTGGCGAACCGCGCGAGGTCGCCGAGACCATCTATTTCCTTTGCACCGAGCAGTCATCCTACATCAACGGTGCCGAAATCCACATCAACGGAGGGCAGCACACTTGA
- a CDS encoding GntR family transcriptional regulator — protein sequence MPEFATLDHENLNSTVYGALCDALMQGRFQPGDRLKIRDLAEQFGTSVTPIRDAILRLANDEAIIFRSPRDIRIPAMSESRYFEIRAIRIKLEGLAAETAAQVATSADIEILERILRENEQAIEAGDRLKGTELNQAFHFMLPQIARLPVLNGILRRLWLQMGPLISDAYIPGGRAMIDHHYPVVEALKRHDSAAASMAIVDDILLGGKPLLNRIEHGLDLERRST from the coding sequence ATGCCTGAGTTCGCGACCCTCGACCACGAAAACCTCAACAGCACCGTTTACGGTGCGCTCTGCGACGCGTTGATGCAAGGTCGGTTCCAGCCGGGCGACCGGCTTAAAATCCGCGATCTCGCCGAGCAGTTCGGAACAAGCGTCACCCCTATCCGCGACGCCATCCTGCGGCTTGCAAACGATGAAGCGATCATTTTCCGCTCGCCGCGCGATATCCGTATTCCGGCCATGAGCGAGAGCCGCTATTTTGAGATCCGCGCCATTCGGATCAAACTGGAGGGTCTCGCCGCCGAGACGGCTGCCCAGGTTGCGACCAGCGCGGATATCGAGATTCTGGAGCGTATTTTGCGGGAAAACGAGCAGGCGATCGAGGCTGGAGACCGCTTGAAAGGCACGGAACTGAACCAGGCTTTCCACTTCATGCTGCCGCAGATTGCCCGGCTTCCGGTGCTTAACGGCATCCTGCGACGGCTCTGGCTGCAGATGGGTCCGCTTATCTCGGACGCTTATATTCCTGGCGGGCGGGCAATGATCGATCACCACTATCCCGTAGTAGAAGCGCTCAAACGGCACGATTCCGCCGCCGCTTCGATGGCGATCGTCGATGACATCCTGCTTGGCGGCAAGCCGCTCCTCAACAGGATCGAACACGGCCTGGACCTGGAGAGGCGTAGCACCTAG
- a CDS encoding D-arabinono-1,4-lactone oxidase, with the protein MFCLLAKRLSSADPLYGWEGMMAGISRRAALIGGGILGAGALGAGGLAGRRMWLDREPLAPEMQNAQGHFVWSNWAGTAHSYPVQRAAPQSEDELVHILKTAPGPIRPVGSGHSFTALVPTEGTLLTLDGMSGIVSHDPATHCAVVRGGTRLADLGPALAAIGQEMVNLPDINKQSIAGAIATGTHGTGRGIQAMHGSVIKIRLATPTGELLDCDATTNAEIFNAARVGLGAFGVVTEVTLQNQPISRVLKRVEARLIEEMLEDWPTLRQKHRNAEFYVLPFTGYAALITHDVTDLPVKPRGPDRDVETLMALKQLRDIFEFTPALRRRIAEGELSKIEPEEVVDDGWKLLSNERPVRFKEIEYHLPIDAQVPALREVLAAIETHRPDVFFPIEVRVIAADDAWLSPFHERECGSIAVHAYYKEDHDFFFSIVEPIFRRHGGRPHWGKMHTLKAPDLAQLYPRWKEAGEVRQTIDPQGRLLNDYLKGVFLDG; encoded by the coding sequence ATGTTTTGCCTGCTCGCCAAACGACTTTCAAGCGCTGATCCGCTTTATGGCTGGGAGGGAATGATGGCTGGAATTTCGAGGCGCGCAGCCCTGATCGGCGGTGGGATTCTTGGGGCGGGCGCGCTTGGTGCAGGCGGGCTGGCCGGGCGCCGGATGTGGCTTGACCGCGAACCGCTAGCGCCGGAAATGCAAAATGCGCAGGGCCACTTCGTGTGGAGTAACTGGGCGGGGACGGCGCACTCCTATCCCGTACAACGAGCTGCCCCCCAAAGTGAAGACGAGCTCGTACATATCCTCAAGACTGCACCGGGACCGATCCGGCCAGTCGGTTCTGGCCATTCCTTCACTGCACTTGTCCCGACTGAAGGCACGCTGCTGACGCTTGACGGCATGTCAGGCATTGTCTCCCATGACCCGGCGACCCATTGCGCGGTGGTGCGAGGCGGTACCCGGCTTGCCGACCTCGGCCCGGCGCTTGCCGCGATCGGGCAGGAAATGGTCAACCTGCCCGACATCAACAAGCAATCGATCGCCGGTGCAATTGCCACCGGCACGCATGGCACCGGGCGCGGCATCCAGGCGATGCATGGCTCGGTCATCAAGATTCGGTTGGCGACGCCAACGGGTGAGTTGCTCGACTGTGACGCAACGACCAACGCCGAGATCTTTAACGCCGCGCGCGTCGGGCTCGGCGCATTCGGAGTTGTCACCGAGGTGACGCTACAGAACCAGCCGATCAGCCGTGTGCTGAAGCGGGTTGAGGCGCGCTTGATCGAAGAGATGCTCGAGGACTGGCCAACGCTCAGGCAAAAGCACCGCAACGCGGAATTTTATGTGCTCCCTTTCACGGGGTACGCCGCCCTAATCACCCACGACGTCACTGATCTGCCCGTCAAGCCGCGAGGCCCGGATCGAGATGTTGAAACGCTGATGGCGCTTAAGCAGCTGCGCGACATATTCGAGTTCACACCCGCTCTCCGCCGCCGCATCGCCGAAGGAGAATTGTCGAAAATTGAGCCTGAGGAGGTGGTCGATGATGGCTGGAAACTGCTCTCAAACGAACGCCCGGTCAGATTCAAGGAAATCGAATACCACCTGCCGATCGACGCGCAAGTACCAGCGCTTCGTGAGGTACTGGCGGCAATAGAAACCCATCGGCCGGATGTTTTCTTTCCAATCGAGGTGCGCGTGATTGCGGCAGACGATGCATGGCTGTCACCCTTTCATGAGCGCGAGTGCGGATCGATCGCTGTCCATGCCTACTACAAGGAAGATCATGATTTCTTCTTCAGTATCGTCGAGCCGATCTTCCGCCGTCATGGAGGCCGTCCGCATTGGGGCAAGATGCACACGCTGAAGGCGCCGGATTTGGCGCAGCTTTACCCGCGCTGGAAAGAGGCGGGTGAAGTGAGGCAGACCATCGACCCGCAAGGTCGTCTGCTCAACGACTACTTGAAGGGAGTATTCCTTGATGGCTGA
- a CDS encoding ABC transporter ATP-binding protein has protein sequence MAEFIRFDRITKFYGSLCVVENLDLSIGKGEFVSLLGPSGSGKTTLLMMLAGFEQATSGAILLDGTAINDVPTHKRDMGVVFQSYALFPHMSVGENIAFPLQMRGIGKAEIGERVTRALDMVQLSALSDRRPSQLSGGQQQRVALARALVFEPRVVLMDEPLGALDKQLREQMQLDIRDLHHRLGLTIVFVTHDQSEALTMSDRVAVFNKGKIEQIGTPRQVYDEPATRFVAEFIGETNLVEGVVEAVQGQEATVKLPSGARIVSAVSGTVTSGQPVYLSIRPERVDLSETRGDVRNCLETEVTDSVYQGDHLRVQLHNDAHPLIAKLGRRSREFSPGTKVYAAFSASDCRVIAP, from the coding sequence GTGGCCGAATTCATTCGATTTGACCGCATCACGAAATTCTACGGCTCGCTCTGCGTGGTCGAAAACCTCGATCTGAGCATTGGAAAAGGCGAGTTCGTCAGCCTGCTCGGTCCCTCCGGGTCTGGCAAGACAACCCTTTTGATGATGCTCGCCGGCTTCGAGCAGGCGACCTCAGGCGCTATCCTCCTGGACGGGACCGCGATCAACGACGTCCCGACCCACAAGCGGGATATGGGCGTTGTTTTCCAGAGCTATGCCCTGTTCCCGCATATGTCGGTCGGCGAAAACATCGCCTTTCCGCTGCAGATGCGCGGTATCGGCAAGGCGGAGATCGGCGAGCGCGTCACTCGGGCGTTGGACATGGTGCAGCTTTCGGCGCTCAGCGACCGCCGGCCGTCCCAGCTCTCAGGCGGTCAGCAGCAGCGCGTGGCGCTTGCCCGCGCGCTCGTCTTCGAACCGCGCGTCGTGCTGATGGACGAGCCGCTCGGCGCGCTCGACAAGCAACTGCGCGAACAGATGCAACTCGACATTCGCGATCTTCACCATCGACTCGGCCTGACGATCGTCTTCGTCACACACGACCAGTCGGAAGCGCTCACCATGTCGGACCGCGTTGCGGTCTTCAACAAGGGCAAGATCGAGCAGATCGGCACGCCGCGACAAGTCTATGACGAGCCGGCAACGCGCTTCGTCGCCGAGTTCATCGGTGAGACCAATCTCGTCGAGGGCGTGGTCGAGGCGGTCCAGGGGCAGGAAGCAACCGTGAAGCTGCCATCCGGGGCGCGTATCGTTTCCGCCGTTTCGGGCACCGTGACTTCGGGCCAGCCAGTCTACCTGTCCATCCGACCGGAGCGCGTTGATCTCAGCGAAACGCGCGGCGATGTGCGAAATTGCCTGGAAACGGAGGTCACCGATTCCGTCTATCAGGGCGACCATCTCCGGGTGCAGTTGCACAATGACGCTCATCCGCTGATCGCCAAGCTCGGCCGTCGCTCGCGGGAATTCTCGCCAGGTACCAAGGTCTATGCGGCCTTTTCGGCCAGTGACTGCCGAGTCATCGCGCCATGA
- a CDS encoding phosphotransferase enzyme family protein, translating into MTEQSPATKKTDAMSASWSVTSLADAEAEVARVYGLNGRVKRLSSERDETFLFTRDDGTEFILKIANPAEDPAALEFQDGALLQLAATAPAVPVPRLVPTASGAPSHTLSSVDGPRIMRLLTFLRGELQYRTPSSEAQSRNVGRALAALGLGLEDYRGRPPAGKLMWDISHTLDLAAVVDHVGPERRAQVEAVLGEFERSLPAIGGLKRRQIIHNDFNPHNILLDPAAPTEIVGIIDFGDMVHAPLINDLAVALSYHLATDNWAARTGAFLEGFLSARALEPAEIELLPLLARSRLAMSIIIAEWRSARFPENRDYIMRNHATAWRGLQNISDLTPAGLKKLVPNLSEA; encoded by the coding sequence ATGACGGAGCAGTCGCCCGCCACGAAGAAGACGGATGCCATGTCGGCGTCGTGGAGCGTAACATCGCTCGCCGATGCCGAAGCGGAGGTCGCGCGTGTCTATGGGCTGAACGGCAGGGTGAAGCGGCTTTCGAGCGAACGGGATGAAACTTTTCTGTTCACGCGTGACGACGGAACGGAATTCATCCTGAAGATCGCCAATCCCGCCGAGGACCCGGCCGCTCTCGAGTTTCAGGACGGGGCGCTTCTGCAACTTGCGGCGACCGCCCCTGCCGTGCCGGTGCCACGGCTCGTGCCGACCGCATCCGGCGCGCCGAGCCATACACTTTCGTCCGTAGACGGCCCGCGCATCATGCGCCTTCTCACGTTCCTCCGTGGAGAATTGCAATACCGCACGCCCTCTTCCGAAGCGCAGAGCCGCAATGTCGGCCGGGCGCTTGCGGCGCTCGGACTGGGCCTTGAGGACTACAGAGGGCGCCCACCTGCCGGCAAGCTGATGTGGGACATTTCCCACACGCTCGACCTTGCCGCTGTGGTCGATCATGTCGGGCCGGAGCGCCGGGCGCAGGTGGAGGCGGTGCTGGGCGAGTTCGAGCGCTCTCTGCCCGCTATCGGCGGGCTCAAGCGGCGGCAGATTATCCACAACGACTTCAATCCCCACAACATTCTGCTCGATCCGGCGGCCCCGACCGAGATCGTTGGCATCATCGACTTCGGTGACATGGTGCATGCGCCGCTGATCAACGACCTTGCCGTCGCGCTGTCCTACCATCTGGCGACGGACAACTGGGCAGCACGCACCGGTGCCTTCCTCGAAGGCTTCCTTTCGGCGCGTGCGCTAGAACCCGCGGAGATCGAACTTCTGCCGCTGCTCGCGCGGTCGCGCCTGGCGATGTCCATCATCATTGCCGAATGGCGTTCAGCACGCTTTCCGGAAAACCGTGACTACATCATGCGAAATCATGCCACCGCCTGGCGGGGGCTGCAAAACATATCCGATCTGACACCAGCCGGGCTGAAGAAGCTCGTGCCCAACCTTTCAGAGGCCTAA
- a CDS encoding ABC transporter permease → MPMKLTKFTFASLTILFLIAPLIAILPLAFTSSVILTYPIPSYSLRWFTELFTADAWRRAIINSLIIGTGTTLLATVLGTAASLGLRNRVLFFRGSMRTLFLLPMVVPAVVLGVGMQVLLAGFGLTNSYAGVIIAHTVVAVPFVVVSVTGALAGIDERVELAAQSLGAAPTTVFRRVTLPLAMPGVLSGAVLAFATSLDEVVLTLFVAGPNQRTLARQMFSSIRENISPAIAAAAFLFIAATVLVGLAVVLSRSMLAKRT, encoded by the coding sequence ATGCCGATGAAACTCACGAAATTCACCTTCGCGTCGCTGACGATCCTGTTCCTCATCGCGCCGCTGATCGCCATCCTGCCGCTCGCGTTTACCTCGAGCGTCATCCTCACCTATCCGATCCCGTCCTATTCGCTTCGCTGGTTTACGGAACTGTTCACCGCTGATGCCTGGCGGCGTGCGATCATCAACAGCCTGATTATCGGGACGGGCACGACCCTGCTTGCGACAGTGCTCGGCACAGCCGCGTCGCTGGGCCTGCGCAACCGGGTGCTGTTCTTCCGCGGCTCGATGCGCACGCTTTTCCTCTTGCCGATGGTCGTTCCGGCCGTCGTGCTCGGAGTAGGCATGCAGGTGCTCTTGGCAGGATTCGGGCTGACCAACAGTTATGCCGGCGTCATCATCGCCCATACGGTCGTTGCCGTGCCCTTCGTCGTGGTCAGCGTCACCGGCGCGCTTGCCGGAATCGACGAACGGGTGGAGCTTGCGGCCCAGAGCCTTGGTGCTGCACCCACGACGGTCTTCCGGCGCGTTACGCTGCCACTCGCCATGCCGGGCGTGCTCTCAGGTGCCGTGCTCGCCTTCGCCACGTCGCTGGACGAGGTCGTTCTGACGCTTTTTGTCGCCGGCCCCAACCAGCGCACACTGGCCCGGCAAATGTTCTCCAGTATCCGTGAAAACATCAGCCCGGCCATTGCGGCAGCGGCATTCCTCTTCATCGCCGCGACAGTCCTTGTCGGGCTCGCCGTCGTGTTGTCCCGCTCCATGCTGGCGAAGCGAACATAG